A genomic stretch from Gopherus flavomarginatus isolate rGopFla2 chromosome 3, rGopFla2.mat.asm, whole genome shotgun sequence includes:
- the LOC127047830 gene encoding uncharacterized protein LOC127047830, translating into MESSEQGEVGEVVEDCDSEATGVEGDTPESQYTCSQELFSSQEEASQSQQQEVDGEEETEDRARVTLTNAAGSPASRRLQNLRQNPRKSKEELIKSVMSHYNRESRKTQEWREKMYEWRQSVHEWRQTEGRRKELSAKKTAKQMISLLARQTESFESLVAMQTNMYRCNPQPSQALFLVPQYFHKTTFSSSQFLITPSCPQHLYDHLPALITIILTLFTPPPLSCSIVILKCSRH; encoded by the exons atggagagttcagagcagggagaagtgggggaggttgtagaggattgcgacagtgaggctactggcgtggagggagacaccccagagtcccagtacacatgcagccaggagctcttctcaagccaggaggaggctagccagtcgcagcagcaggaagttgatggtgaggaagaaactgaggatcgtgctcggg tgaccttgactaatgcagccggatcaccggcctcacgtagattgcagaacttgagacaaaatcccagaaaatcaaaagaggaattgatcaaatcagttatgagtcactacaacagagaaagtaggaagacacaggaatggagagagaaaatgtatgaatggagacagagtgtacatgaatggaggcaaacagaaggcaggagaaaggaattgtctgccaaaaaaaccgcaaagcagatgataagcctcctggctcgccaaactgagtctttcgagtctctcgtagccatgcagacaaatatgtaccgttgtaacccacagccctcccaagccctctttcttgttccccagtatttccacaaaacaactttctccagcagccagtttcttattacccccagctgcccccaacacctgtacgatcacctaccagccctgataactataattcttaccctgttcactccacccccattatcctgcagcatagtaatcctgaagtgcagcagacattga